Part of the Bradyrhizobium sp. AZCC 1721 genome, GACGCTGTCACGGCGCAATTGGCGCCAGCTCGATATCGTGGTGGCCGACGACGAGGAAGCTGCCGAACACCGCTTCTTCGAACGCTGGACCGGCCGGCAGCGCGGGCTGATCAACGACCAACGGTCGGTCGATCGCGGCGCACCGCCGCCGACCCGCAACATTCCGGGCCAGTCGTTCTCCAAACCACCGCCGCCCTTGCCGCAAGGCGGAATCATCGGCTTGTTTCCGGAGCCGGGAGGGCCACGATGACCGTTGCGATCGTCGATTACGGCTCGGGCAATCTTCACTCGGCGGCAAAGGCCTTTGAGCGCGCCTCGCGTAGCATGGAAGATCCGCAGAAGGTCATGGTGACGCGCGATCCGGAGGCCGTGTACCGCGCCGACCGCATCGTGCTGCCCGGCGTCGGCGCCTTCGCCGATTGCCGCCGCGGCCTCGATGCGGTGGACGGCATGCTTGACGCGATGACGGAAGCCGTGCGCGTCAAGGCGCGGCCTTTCTTCGGCATCTGCGTCGGCATGCAGTTGATGGCGACGCGCGGCAAGGAGCACGTCACGACCGAGGGCTTCAACTGGATTGAAGGCGACGTCGAGAAGATCTCGCCCCGCGAGGAAAATCTGAAAATCCCGCACATGGGCTGGAATACGCTTGACCTGGTCCGCGAGCATCCGGTGCTGGAGCGGCTGCCGCTCGGGCCGAAGGGCCGCCATGCCTATTTCGTGCACTCCTATCACCTCAACGCCTCCAATGAGGCCGATGTGCTGGCGCGTGCCGACTACGGCGGGCCGGTGACCGCGATCGTAGGCCGAGACACCGCCATCGGCACGCAGTTTCACCCCGAGAAGAGCCAGCGTTTCGGCCTGGCCCTGATCTCGAACTTTTTGAAGTGGAAGCCGTGATCCTCTTTCCTGCCGTCGACCTTAAAAACGG contains:
- the hisH gene encoding imidazole glycerol phosphate synthase subunit HisH, which codes for MTVAIVDYGSGNLHSAAKAFERASRSMEDPQKVMVTRDPEAVYRADRIVLPGVGAFADCRRGLDAVDGMLDAMTEAVRVKARPFFGICVGMQLMATRGKEHVTTEGFNWIEGDVEKISPREENLKIPHMGWNTLDLVREHPVLERLPLGPKGRHAYFVHSYHLNASNEADVLARADYGGPVTAIVGRDTAIGTQFHPEKSQRFGLALISNFLKWKP